A single Acidaminococcus sp. DNA region contains:
- a CDS encoding ABC transporter permease — protein sequence MQIFRFEWKRSQKYILIWAVALALCIFSMTPVYYGMVETAGTLPTGFAQGGFFETVGISLELLTKPMGMYSFLTGFFMIAGGIFGMHLGLSLHTKECTENTAEYLYTKPCGRQAIYKGKLLCALAGVCVTGIFYVMASFFTMTLFRPGFPTGEFFLVAGSLVLLTLFFALMGIMVGVFRPNNRSPLLTSGLVVFVEYCITSFSRTVGIRAIGFLSPFSFFSPAEIHHSGSYSWDYMIWYLFLLFVFALLAYWKILKRDIAMAV from the coding sequence ATGCAGATTTTTCGATTTGAATGGAAACGGTCACAAAAATATATTCTGATTTGGGCCGTTGCTCTTGCGCTATGTATTTTTTCCATGACGCCGGTTTACTATGGCATGGTGGAAACAGCGGGGACGCTGCCGACAGGATTTGCACAGGGAGGATTTTTTGAAACCGTTGGCATTTCCCTGGAGCTTCTTACAAAGCCTATGGGGATGTATTCCTTTCTCACAGGGTTCTTCATGATCGCCGGCGGCATCTTCGGGATGCACCTGGGCCTGTCCTTACATACCAAGGAGTGTACGGAAAACACAGCAGAATATTTGTATACCAAACCTTGTGGACGGCAGGCGATATACAAAGGGAAACTATTGTGCGCCCTTGCCGGGGTATGTGTAACAGGAATTTTTTATGTGATGGCCTCCTTTTTTACGATGACGCTGTTTCGCCCCGGATTTCCAACAGGGGAATTTTTTCTGGTGGCAGGCTCCCTTGTCCTTCTCACTCTCTTTTTTGCATTGATGGGGATAATGGTGGGAGTATTCCGGCCCAATAACCGCTCTCCGCTTCTGACATCTGGACTGGTCGTGTTTGTGGAATACTGCATTACCTCTTTTTCAAGGACTGTCGGTATCCGGGCTATTGGCTTTTTATCGCCGTTTTCCTTTTTCAGTCCGGCGGAGATCCATCATTCCGGGTCTTATTCGTGGGACTATATGATCTGGTATCTGTTTCTGCTGTTTGTGTTTGCGCTGCTGGCGTACTGGAAAATCTTGAAGCGGGATATTGCGATGGCTGTGTAA
- a CDS encoding ABC transporter permease: MKALVKNELRLTRKILLIWMGIVLILCGFAYFEYLSLKDSLNELTGLISDFPKILKAMFGVSGDLTSALGWYGCMYYWTTMLTNSYAVYLGVSCIAKEQAQGTAEYLFTKPVSRSKVVCAKAVACICNLLALAVFSGLCNYFTAILPLGGLEQREAVFTTTLGLFLTGLTLFAITLLASSLTRTYKGAVRIGAGILLLFYGISITAEYLEVPMLYCLTPLKYFDVYTVAMSGIQFSFLLLAMIIAIGSVITAQRVWMFREI; the protein is encoded by the coding sequence ATGAAAGCGTTAGTGAAAAACGAGCTGCGTTTAACAAGAAAGATACTGCTGATATGGATGGGGATCGTCTTGATTTTATGCGGCTTCGCTTACTTTGAGTATTTGTCACTAAAGGACAGCCTCAATGAGCTGACAGGGCTCATATCGGATTTCCCAAAAATTCTGAAAGCTATGTTTGGCGTGAGCGGTGATCTGACCTCTGCTTTGGGCTGGTATGGCTGTATGTATTATTGGACTACGATGCTGACCAACAGCTATGCGGTCTATCTCGGTGTTTCGTGTATAGCGAAAGAACAGGCGCAGGGAACGGCAGAATATCTATTTACAAAACCAGTGAGCCGTAGCAAAGTTGTCTGTGCCAAAGCCGTTGCCTGTATATGTAATTTGCTTGCACTTGCGGTATTCAGCGGGCTATGTAATTATTTTACCGCCATTTTGCCGCTGGGCGGTTTAGAGCAAAGAGAAGCTGTTTTTACCACCACATTGGGCCTGTTTTTGACAGGGTTGACTTTGTTTGCAATCACGCTTTTGGCCTCCAGCCTGACGAGAACCTATAAAGGGGCCGTTCGGATAGGCGCGGGAATATTATTGCTTTTTTATGGTATCAGTATCACCGCTGAATATCTTGAAGTTCCAATGCTGTACTGTTTAACGCCATTAAAATACTTTGATGTTTACACAGTGGCAATGAGTGGAATACAGTTTTCGTTCTTACTATTGGCTATGATAATTGCGATTGGTTCTGTTATCACGGCTCAAAGAGTTTGGATGTTCAGAGAAATTTGA
- a CDS encoding HNH endonuclease — MPRKPKRPCSFPGCPNLTDGRYCEMHQKIMDKRYEKYERNPGTKKRYGRTWKKIRDAYVASHPLCELCLKNGRYVVAEEVHHKKPLAEGGTHDWNNLIALCKACHARIHAKRGDRWHKKVEF; from the coding sequence GTGCCTAGAAAACCGAAACGGCCCTGTTCCTTCCCAGGCTGCCCGAACCTGACGGACGGCCGGTACTGCGAGATGCACCAGAAGATCATGGACAAGCGGTACGAAAAGTATGAACGAAACCCTGGTACAAAGAAACGGTACGGCAGGACCTGGAAGAAGATCCGGGATGCCTACGTGGCCAGCCATCCTCTCTGTGAGCTGTGTCTCAAGAACGGCCGGTACGTGGTGGCGGAAGAAGTCCACCACAAGAAGCCCCTGGCGGAAGGCGGGACCCACGACTGGAACAACCTGATTGCTCTGTGCAAAGCCTGCCATGCCCGGATCCATGCCAAACGGGGAGACAGGTGGCATAAAAAAGTGGAGTTTTAA
- a CDS encoding DEAD/DEAH box helicase: MTTLTAIRDLMYDSFEVHRVLIVGPLRVARDTWPEEIRKWDHLKDLTCSVVVGSVTERRRALQKPADLYIVNRENLVWLCKNCRLDFDMVVLDELSSFKNQQAQRFKAMKALRPKVKRIVGLTGTPSGNGLMDLWAEFRLLDMGERLGRYISQYRNTYFQPDKRNGMVVFSYKPLPGAEDAIYKKIADITVSMKATDYLQMPDLVRVKTEVNLSDSERKRYNDFKKSLVLELPDGEVTAANAASLTLKLTQMANGAIYTDEGQTIHLHDRKLDALEDLVESANGRPVLVAYWFRHDRERICQRMEARELKESKDFADWNAGKIPVALIHPASAGHGLNLQQGGSILIWFGLTWSLELYQQTVARLWRQGQNSRTVIVQHIVTKGTMDERILKALEKKDSSQAALIEAVKADLEGKA, translated from the coding sequence GTGACAACCTTGACGGCTATTCGGGATTTGATGTATGACTCCTTTGAAGTCCACCGGGTTTTGATCGTTGGACCCCTCAGAGTAGCGAGAGATACATGGCCGGAAGAAATCCGGAAGTGGGACCACCTGAAGGACCTGACCTGCAGCGTGGTCGTGGGGTCCGTGACGGAACGGAGGCGGGCCCTCCAGAAGCCAGCGGACCTTTACATCGTGAACCGGGAAAACCTGGTGTGGCTTTGTAAGAACTGCCGGCTGGATTTTGACATGGTGGTCCTGGATGAACTGTCCTCTTTCAAGAACCAGCAGGCCCAGCGGTTCAAAGCCATGAAGGCCCTGCGGCCCAAGGTGAAACGGATCGTGGGCCTTACCGGGACACCCAGCGGCAATGGTCTTATGGACCTGTGGGCGGAATTCCGGCTCCTGGACATGGGAGAGCGGCTGGGGAGATACATCAGCCAGTACCGGAACACCTACTTCCAGCCGGACAAACGGAACGGGATGGTGGTGTTTTCCTACAAGCCCTTGCCGGGAGCAGAGGACGCCATCTACAAAAAGATCGCGGACATCACCGTGTCCATGAAGGCCACAGACTATTTGCAGATGCCGGATTTGGTGCGTGTGAAAACCGAGGTCAATCTTTCGGACTCGGAGCGGAAGCGGTATAATGACTTCAAAAAGTCCCTGGTGCTGGAATTGCCGGATGGAGAAGTGACGGCAGCCAATGCGGCTTCCCTTACGCTGAAGCTGACCCAGATGGCCAACGGAGCCATCTACACCGATGAAGGGCAGACCATCCATCTCCATGACCGGAAACTGGATGCCCTAGAGGATCTGGTGGAAAGCGCCAATGGACGGCCGGTGCTGGTGGCCTACTGGTTCCGGCACGACCGGGAACGAATCTGTCAGAGGATGGAAGCCAGGGAGCTGAAGGAGAGCAAGGACTTTGCCGACTGGAATGCCGGGAAGATCCCGGTGGCCCTGATCCATCCGGCTTCTGCCGGTCACGGCCTCAACCTGCAGCAGGGCGGGTCCATCCTGATCTGGTTCGGACTCACCTGGAGTTTGGAACTCTACCAGCAGACGGTGGCCCGGCTCTGGAGACAGGGGCAAAACAGCCGGACGGTGATCGTCCAGCACATTGTGACAAAGGGCACCATGGACGAACGGATTCTAAAAGCCCTGGAAAAGAAAGACAGTTCCCAAGCGGCTCTGATTGAAGCCGTCAAAGCGGATTTGGAGGGAAAAGCATGA
- a CDS encoding macro domain-containing protein has protein sequence MDGAIHRAAGPGLRAECFKLHGCKTGEAKITKAYNLPCRYVIHTVGPVWHGGKKNEDKLLELCYRNSLQIAKEQGIRSIAFPSISTGVFYYPVEQAAKIAVKTVQKYMDENPDAFDLVMWVLFDDNTYEFYCYRLDIAATRSYPYNSFQISLNIQTL, from the coding sequence GTGGATGGCGCGATCCACAGGGCTGCGGGACCGGGACTTCGGGCTGAATGCTTTAAATTGCATGGCTGTAAAACGGGAGAGGCAAAGATCACAAAGGCATATAATCTCCCGTGCAGGTATGTGATTCACACAGTCGGTCCGGTATGGCATGGCGGAAAAAAGAATGAGGATAAGCTGTTGGAATTGTGTTATAGAAACTCGCTGCAGATTGCCAAAGAACAGGGGATACGCAGCATAGCATTCCCCTCCATTTCTACAGGTGTGTTTTATTATCCGGTTGAGCAGGCTGCGAAGATTGCAGTTAAGACCGTTCAGAAATATATGGATGAGAATCCGGATGCATTTGATTTGGTGATGTGGGTGCTGTTTGATGACAACACATACGAGTTTTACTGTTACAGACTGGACATAGCAGCCACTCGAAGCTATCCATATAATTCATTTCAAATTTCTCTGAACATCCAAACTCTTTGA
- a CDS encoding P27 family phage terminase small subunit gives MAKDGTMRGGLRVGQGRKPRALLDKLPDNPGKRPLKVMDLPEGADLSGEDMPEPKAYMKEKQRNGGKLEAEEIYRETWLWLKARHCEKLVSPQLISQYAMAVSRWIQCEHAISEYGFLAKHPTTNAAIASPYVTMGQNYMKQVNQIWYQIYQVVKENCSVEFAGNTPQDDVMERLLRSRKV, from the coding sequence ATAGCAAAAGACGGAACCATGCGAGGGGGATTGCGGGTGGGCCAGGGGCGGAAACCCAGGGCCCTGCTGGACAAACTGCCGGACAATCCGGGGAAGCGGCCGCTTAAGGTGATGGACCTGCCGGAAGGGGCGGATCTATCTGGAGAAGATATGCCGGAACCCAAAGCCTACATGAAGGAAAAGCAGCGGAACGGCGGGAAGCTGGAGGCGGAAGAAATCTACCGGGAAACCTGGCTGTGGCTCAAAGCCCGGCACTGCGAGAAACTGGTAAGCCCTCAGCTCATCAGCCAGTACGCCATGGCGGTGTCCCGGTGGATCCAGTGCGAACATGCCATTTCGGAATATGGCTTTCTGGCCAAGCACCCCACCACCAATGCGGCCATTGCTTCTCCATACGTAACCATGGGCCAGAACTACATGAAGCAGGTGAATCAGATCTGGTATCAGATCTACCAGGTGGTGAAGGAAAACTGCTCCGTGGAGTTTGCCGGCAACACGCCCCAGGATGACGTGATGGAACGGCTGCTGCGGTCGCGGAAGGTATAG
- a CDS encoding site-specific DNA-methyltransferase, whose amino-acid sequence MEKTTKEMKLIPIDELIPYVNNARTHSPEQINKLRASLREFGFINPVIIDKDKNIIAGHGRVMAAREEGIREVPCVLVDYLTEAQKKAYILADNRMALDAGWDEEMLRVEIESLQGADFDVSLTGFSDDEIAHIFDEETEAKEDDFNVEEELQKPVFSKAGDLWQLGKHRVLCGDSTKPETYAQLMDGVKPNLVLTDPPYLVNLRSTSGKIRNDDLNDQEGYEFLKKAFTCFHDAMAADASIYVFYATMKARVFYDAFEDAGFKVGAGLIWKKPKAPFMRTDWKFNMEPIIFGWRKDGKHNWYGDQKQKAVFEFDGIKNSKEDGFGHPSSKPVPMLAYLIKLSSQINGVVLDGFLGSASTLMACDQLGRICYGVELEPKFVDVAVKRYLASHEGEQDSVTVLRNGKTYT is encoded by the coding sequence ATGGAGAAAACGACCAAAGAGATGAAGCTCATCCCCATCGATGAGCTGATCCCCTATGTGAATAATGCCCGGACCCATTCCCCGGAGCAGATTAACAAGCTCCGGGCCAGCCTGCGGGAATTCGGGTTCATCAACCCGGTGATCATCGACAAGGACAAGAACATCATTGCTGGCCATGGCCGGGTGATGGCAGCCCGGGAAGAAGGCATCCGGGAAGTGCCCTGCGTCCTGGTGGACTACCTTACTGAAGCCCAGAAGAAAGCCTATATCCTGGCCGACAACCGGATGGCCCTGGATGCCGGATGGGACGAAGAAATGCTGCGGGTGGAAATTGAATCCCTCCAGGGAGCGGACTTTGATGTGAGCCTCACCGGCTTTAGCGATGATGAAATCGCCCATATCTTCGATGAAGAAACAGAAGCCAAAGAAGACGACTTCAACGTGGAAGAAGAACTGCAGAAGCCGGTGTTTTCCAAAGCCGGGGACCTCTGGCAGCTGGGCAAGCACCGGGTCCTGTGCGGGGATTCTACCAAGCCGGAAACTTATGCTCAGTTGATGGATGGAGTAAAGCCAAACCTGGTCCTGACGGATCCTCCGTACCTGGTCAACCTCCGGAGTACTTCCGGGAAGATCAGGAACGATGATCTGAACGACCAGGAAGGGTACGAGTTCCTGAAAAAGGCCTTCACCTGCTTCCATGATGCCATGGCGGCGGACGCCTCCATCTATGTGTTCTACGCCACCATGAAGGCCCGGGTCTTTTACGACGCTTTCGAAGATGCCGGTTTCAAAGTGGGAGCTGGCCTGATCTGGAAAAAGCCCAAGGCCCCCTTTATGCGCACCGACTGGAAGTTTAACATGGAACCCATTATCTTCGGGTGGCGGAAAGACGGAAAACACAACTGGTACGGGGACCAGAAACAGAAAGCAGTCTTTGAGTTTGACGGGATCAAGAACAGCAAAGAGGACGGTTTCGGGCACCCCTCCAGTAAGCCGGTGCCCATGCTGGCCTATCTGATCAAGCTGAGCAGCCAGATCAACGGGGTGGTGCTGGACGGATTCCTGGGGTCTGCTTCCACCCTCATGGCCTGCGACCAGCTGGGCCGGATCTGTTATGGGGTGGAGCTGGAACCCAAGTTCGTGGATGTGGCGGTGAAGCGGTACCTGGCTTCCCACGAAGGGGAGCAGGACAGCGTGACCGTCCTGCGAAATGGGAAAACATACACCTAA
- a CDS encoding ABC transporter ATP-binding protein, whose protein sequence is MSEPVIALNKLTKSYGKHRGIEEISFTVERGEIFGFIGPNGAGKSTTIRTLMGLLKPTGGTASVFGLDCGRQASEIAKDVGYLPSENCYYNSMKVKEMLLYTAELYGVAGHNRMEALAERLNLDLSRRIGDLSLGNKKKVGIVSALLPSPKLLIMDEPTSGLDPLIQQTFYDLLKEENERGTTIFLSSHVLSEVQRLCDRVAILREGKLVGVQSMKELRGNGYKKISLTAKNAIPEDLFSIPGTANLEWDKSKTSVSFMFSGTVMTIMNQLHRLELEDILIEEPSLEEIFLHYYE, encoded by the coding sequence ATGAGTGAACCTGTGATTGCCCTAAACAAGCTCACCAAAAGCTATGGAAAGCACCGTGGAATTGAGGAAATCAGCTTTACGGTCGAGCGCGGTGAGATTTTCGGCTTTATCGGCCCTAACGGGGCGGGAAAGTCCACCACCATCCGTACCTTGATGGGACTGTTGAAGCCCACCGGAGGAACCGCTTCTGTCTTTGGACTGGATTGTGGGCGGCAGGCATCTGAGATCGCAAAGGATGTGGGGTATCTCCCCAGCGAAAACTGTTACTACAACAGCATGAAAGTCAAAGAGATGCTTCTTTATACGGCGGAACTCTATGGAGTGGCCGGTCATAACAGGATGGAAGCATTGGCGGAACGGCTGAATTTGGATTTGTCCAGGAGGATCGGCGACCTGTCTTTGGGCAACAAAAAGAAAGTCGGCATCGTTTCGGCTTTGCTACCCTCCCCAAAGTTACTTATCATGGACGAGCCCACCAGCGGCCTTGACCCGCTGATCCAGCAGACCTTTTATGACCTGTTAAAAGAAGAAAATGAACGCGGTACGACGATTTTCCTGTCCTCCCATGTTCTGAGCGAGGTACAGAGGCTTTGTGACCGTGTAGCCATTCTGCGGGAGGGAAAGCTGGTCGGCGTTCAATCCATGAAGGAACTGCGGGGAAACGGCTACAAGAAAATCTCGTTGACAGCAAAAAACGCCATTCCAGAGGATTTATTTTCTATTCCCGGTACGGCTAATTTGGAGTGGGATAAGAGCAAAACTTCTGTATCCTTCATGTTTAGTGGAACCGTTATGACAATTATGAACCAGCTCCATCGGTTGGAGCTGGAGGACATTTTAATCGAGGAACCATCATTGGAAGAAATATTCCTCCACTACTACGAATAG
- a CDS encoding VRR-NUC domain-containing protein produces MKNEKQIEQKLVTETRKKGGLAVKFVSPGYAGMPDRLVLLPGGKLAFVEVKAPGKKPRMLQVKRHEKLRELGFRVFVLDAMEDIPGLLQKIMEEGDAQ; encoded by the coding sequence ATGAAGAATGAAAAGCAGATAGAGCAAAAGCTGGTGACGGAAACGAGGAAGAAAGGCGGACTGGCTGTGAAGTTCGTTTCCCCTGGATATGCTGGTATGCCAGATCGGCTGGTTCTTCTCCCTGGTGGGAAGCTGGCCTTTGTGGAAGTGAAAGCACCGGGGAAGAAACCACGGATGCTGCAGGTGAAACGGCACGAAAAGCTTCGGGAGCTGGGGTTCCGGGTGTTCGTCCTGGATGCCATGGAAGACATCCCTGGACTGCTGCAGAAGATCATGGAAGAAGGTGATGCCCAATGA